ATAAGATGGCATTGAAATCCCCCGCGTTTCGTAGAAAATTTCCGTTGCTGGTAACCGGCAGTCTGCTGGCCATGCAACCTTTCGCCACCTCATTCGTGGTCGCCGCGGAACAGTATGACTGCTCAGTCTCTGCTTCGGGTGCCTGGGATTGCGCGCCAAAAACGGCCGCAGCCCCGTTGCCACCACGCCCGGTGCATGACGGCGCAGCCGTCAGCTCGGCCAACAGCACGGCGCAAGCCGAGGCTGGCGGCAGCGCCGAGGCCGAACCGAAGACCGCGCTGGTCACCGAAGCCAAGGGCCGGGGCCTGCGTGCGCGCAGCGCCGACTACAGCCACCTGGACTGGGTGCCTCGCGAGAAGCTGACCGCAGCCCAGTTGGCCGAAACCGGTCCTTATTGCTCCGGCGCGTACATCGAGCCGATGCGTCCTGGCATGAACGACAAGACGAACAAGAGCGATGCGCCGACCTTTATCGGTGCCAAGGCCTCTCGTTACGAGCAGGAACAGCAAGTGGCAACCCTGGCCGGTGACGTTGTCATGCGCCAGGGCAGCATGCAGCTGGAGGCTCAGGAAGCCAGCCTGTATCAGGCCGAGAACCGTGGCGAGCTGAACGGCGACGTCCGTCTGCGCGACAACGGCGCCCTGATCGTGGGCGACCATGCCCAGGTCCAGCTCGACACCGGCGCCGCCCAGATCGACAACGCCGAATACGTGCTGCACAAGTCGCGTATCCGCGGTAACGCGCTGTACGCCAAGCGTGCCGAAAACGCGATCATCCGTCTCAAGGACGGTACGTACACCACCTGCGAGCCGGACAGCAACGCCTGGCAGCTCAAAGGCAACAACATCACGTTGAACCCGGCCACCGGTTTCGGTACGGCAACCAACGCGACGTTGCGGATCAAGAACATTCCGATCCTGTACACCCCGTATATCTATTTCCCGATCGACGACCGTCGTCAATCCGGCTTCCTGCCGCCGAGCTTCAGCACCGGCAGCGAAACCGGCTTCACGCTCGTTACGCCGTACTACTTCAACCTGGCACCGAACTACGACGCCACGTTGTACCCGCAGTACATGACCAAGCGCGGCTTGTTGATGGAAGGCGAATTCCGCTACCTCACCAAATCCAGCGAAGGCCAGTTCGGCGGCGCGTACCTGAACGACGACAGCGACGAGCGGAAAAAACAGACCGACTACGAAAAAACTCGCTACATGCTCAACTGGCAGCATAAGGGCGGGCTGGATTCGCGTCTGTCGACCCAGGTCGATTACACCAAGATCAGCGATCCTTTCTACTACCAGGACCTGAAGTCCTACCAGGAAGGCATCCAGACCCAGGACTTCGTCAACCAGCAGGGCTCCGTGACCTATCGCGGCGACAGCTACCAGGCTCGTTTGAACCTGCAGGCGTACCAACTGGCGACGATTTCCCAGATCACTCCGTATAACCGGCTACCGCAGATCACCTTCAACGGGATGTTGCCGTACCACCCGGCTGGCGTGAACTTTACCTACGAGACTGAAGCCGTCCGGTTTGACCGGGACCTCAGAAGCGGCAGGGTTCTCGACGAAAACGGCGGCCCAGTTAATCCAGACGGCAGTTTGGGTGAGCAACGCCTGGACGAATATGTGAGGGGCTTAACCCGCGCAAACGGTACTCGTCTGAACGTAGCACCGGCCGTCGAATACCCGATGAACTGGACTTACGGTTTTATTACGCCGAAGCTCAAGTACGTTTACACCAAGTACGATCTTGACCTGGACTCTACCGGCAAGGACCAGATCATTTTTGATCGAAACAACGCGACAGCGGCCAACCCTTACGCTGGCGGCAATTTCAAGAGCTCACAAGACCGCGCCATTCCGATCGCCAGTGTAGACAGCGGCCTGTACTTCGACCGCAACACCAACTGGTTCGGCAAAGACTATCGCCAGACTCTGGAACCGCGCGCCTACTACCTCTATGTCCCGAACAAGGACCAGAGCGATATCCCGGTGTTCGACACCAGTGAATACTCGTTCAGCTATGCCTCGCTGTTCCGCGACAACCGCTTCAGCGGCAACGACCGGATCGGCGACGAGAACAAGCTGTCCCTGGGCGTGACCAGCCGCTGGATCGAAGAGAACGGCTTCGAGCGTCAACGCGTGTCCGTGGGCCAGGCGCTGTACTTCAAGGATCGCCAGGTTCAACTGCCAGGTATCCTGGCTTCCGACCGCGCCGACGCAAATACCGATGTGTCGCCGATCGCGCTGGACTACGAGTTCCGCTTCAACCGTGATTGGCGCGCCACTGCCGATTACAACTGGGACACCGAAAGCCACAGCCCTCGCTCCGGCAGCGCGATGTTCCACTACCAGCCGGAAGATAACCCCAACAAGGTTGTCAACCTCGGTTACCGCTATCGCAACGACCAGGTGGTGTACAACCAGCTGACCGGCAAATGGCAGTTCGGTGGCGACTACGGCACCCCGGGCCAAGCGAACTTCGTGAAGGATTACTACAAAATCCAGCAACACGACTTCTCGATGATGTGGCCGATCATTCCTCAGTGGAACCTGATCACCCGCTGGCAGTATGACTATGCCCGCAACCGTACACTGGAAGCCTTCGGTGGTTTCGAGTACGACAACTGCTGCTGGAAACTGCGCGTCATCAACCGTTACTGGGTTTCCAACGACGAATACAGCCAGATCGCCCCGCTTAACGAAAAGGGTGACCACGGGCTCTTCTTCCAGATCGTCCTCAAAGGACTCGGCGGCCTGACCGGCGCCAAGGTAGAGAGCTTCCTCGACAAAGGCATTGAAGGTTATCGTGAACGTGAAGACCAAGCTTTCTGATTGCTTGCGCCCGCTAGTGCTGGGCGCGCTGTTCCTGGGAACCGTATCGGCACACGCTGCGGTTCAACAGCTGGACAAGGTAGTGGCCATCGTCGATAACGACGTGATCATGCAGAGCCAACTGGACCAACGGGTCAAGGAAGTTCAGCAAACCATCGCCAAGCGTGGTGGCGGCGTGCCGCCTACCAGCGTGCTGGACCCACAGGTGCTGGAACGCCTGATCGTTGAAAACCTGCAACTGCAGATCGGCGATCGTTCCGGCATCCGTATCTCGGACGAAGAGCTGAACCAGGCTGTTGGCACCATCGCTCAGCGCAACAACATGAGCATTGACCAGTTCCGCGCCGCTCTGGCTCACGACGGTTTGTCCTATGAGGACGCACGTGACCAGATCCGCCGCGAAATGATCATCAGCCGTGTGCGTCAGCGCCGTGTGGCCGAGCGAGTTCAGGTGTCCGAGCAGGAAGTGAAGAACTTCCTGGCATCGGACGTGGGCAAGATGCAGCTTTCTGAAGAACTGCACCTGGCCAACATCCTGATCCCGACACCGGACAGCGCCAACGCCGAGCAGCTCAATGCAGCCGCCGCAAAAACCCAGGCCGTGTATGACCGCCTGAAAGCCGGTGCTGACTTTGCCCAGACGGCGATTGCCGTATCGGGTAGCGACAACGCCCTGGACGGCGGTGACATGGGCTGGCGTAAAGCCGCGCAATTGCCACCTCCGTTTGACCGCGAACTGAGCGCCATGCAGCCAGGTGAAATCACCCAGCCAGCACGCACGCCAGGCGGTTTCATCATTCTCAAGTTGCTGGGAAAACGCGGCGGCGAGACCTCGCTGAAAGACGAAGTGCATGTTCGTCACATCCTGGTCAAACCAAGCGAAATCCGTACCGAGGCGCAAACCAAGGAACTGGCCCAGAAGATCTACGACCGCATCGAAGGCGGTGAAGACTTCGCCACCCTGGCCAAGAGCTTCTCGGAAGACCCAGGTTCGGCCCTCAACGGTGGCGACCTGAACTGGATCGACCCGAAAGCCTTGGTGCCTGAGTTCCAGCAAGTGATGGCCGATACGCCGCAAGGCGTTCTGTCCAAGCCGTTCAAGACCCAATATGGCTGGCATGTACTGGAAGTCCTTGGCCGTCGCGCCACCGACAACACCACTCAGGCCCGCGAGCAACAAGCACTGACCGTGTTGCGTAACCGCAAATACGATGAAGAGCTGCAGACCTGGTTGCGTCAGATCCGTGACGAAGCCTACGTAGAAATCAAGCTGCCAGGCGCCGAGCAAACAGGCACCGACCAGGCAGCACAGTGAAACCCCAGCGTTTCGCGGTAACACCCGGCGAGCCGGCCGGCATTGGTCCAGACCTGTGCCTGCTGCTCGCCTCGCACCCTCAGCCACACCCCCTGATTGCCATTACCAGCCGCGACCTGCTCCTCGAGCGGGCCGCGCAGCTGGGTGTGGCTGTCACTTTGCTGGACGTGGCACCGGGCAACTGGCCCGACCTGCCGGCACCTGCGGGCAGCCTGTACGTTTGGGACACCCCGCTTGCAGCCAAGGTGGTTGCCGGGCAACTGAACAAGGCCAATGCGGCATTTGTGCTGGAAACCCTGACGCGCGCCGGTCAAGGCTGCATCGACGGCGACTTCGCCGGCATGATCACCGCGCCGGTACACAAAGGCGTGATCAACGAATCCGGTATCGCCTTTTCCGGGCATACCGAATTCCTCGCCGAGCTGACCCACACCGCCCAAGTTGTGATGATGCTGGCCACACGCGGCCTGCGCGTGGCCCTGGTGACCACGCACCTGCCGTTGCGCGATATCGCCGACGCCATCACCGCCGAGCGCGTGGAGCGCGTTACACGAATCCTGCACAGCGACCTGCAACAGAAATTCGGCATTGCCCAGCCGCGCATCCTGGTCTGCGGGCTTAACCCGCACGCCGGTGAAGGCGGCCATTTGGGCCATGAAGAAATCGACATTATTGAACCGACATTAGAGCGCCTGCGCCAAGAAGGCATGGACCTGCGTGGCCCACTGCCTGCGGACACTCTGTTTACCCCCAAGTATCTGGAGCACTGCGACGCAGTGCTGGCGATGTACCATGACCAGGGGCTGCCCGTGCTGAAATACAAAGGCTTTGGCGCCGCAGTCAACGTGACACTGGGCCTGCCGATCATCCGTACTTCCGTCGACCATGGCACAGCCCTGGACCTGGCGGGCAGCGGCAAGATCGATACCGGCAGCCTGCACGTGGCCCTGGAAACCGCCTATCAGATGGCCGAGACCCGTATATGACTGAGCATTACCAACACCGGGCGCGCAAGCGCTTCGGGCAAAACTTCCTGCACGACGCTGGCGTCATCGACCGTATCCTGCGCTCCATCCACGCCAAGCCCGAAGACCGCCTGCTGGAAATCGGCCCGGGCCAGGGCGCCTTGACCCAAGGCCTGTTGGCCAGTGGCGGGCAGCTCGACGTGGTGGAGCTGGACAAGGACCTGATCCCGATCCTCAACCAGCAGTTCGCCGGTAAACCCAATTTCAACCTGCACCAGGGCGATGCGCTGAAGTTCGACTTCAACAGCCTCAATGCCGCGCCCAACAGCCTGCGGGTAGTGGGCAACCTGCCTTACAACATCTCCACGCCGCTGATTTTCCACCTGCTGAACAACGCCGGGATCATCCGCGACATGCACTTCATGCTGCAAAAAGAGGTGGTTGAGCGTTTGGCGGCGGGCCCTGGCGGAGGTGATTGGGGCCGTCTGTCGATCATGGTTCAGTACCATTGCCGCGTAGAGCACCTGTTCAACGTCGGCCCTGGGGCTTTCAACCCGCCGCCGAAAGTCGACTCGGCCATCGTGCGCCTGGTGCCTCACGCGGTGCTGCCGCACCCGGCCAAGGATCACAAGCTGCTGGAGCGTGTGGTGCGTGAAGCGTTCAACCAGCGCCGCAAGACCCTGCGCAACACGCTCAAGGCCCTGCTGAGCAATGCCGAGATCGACGCCGCCGGCGTCGATGGCAGCCTGCGCCCCGAGCAACTGGACCTGGCTGCGTTCGTGCGCCTGGCCGACCAGCTCGCGATCCAGCCTGCGCCGGCCGCGGAATAAGCGGCACTGTGGGAGCGGGCTTGCCCGCGATGGCGGTGGCTCAGCCAAACATGCAGTGACTGACACACTGCATTCGCGGGCAAGCCCGCTCCCACATTTGTCCTGCGTCTTACTGAAAGCTCTCGTCAGGCCGTTGCTCTCTAAAGGCCAAACAGCATGTCTGGCCTAGTGCCCTGTTGATGGCCTAGACTGATCCGCATCTGCTGTCCTCCGCTTTTGCTTTTAAGGCCTCTTGCATGTCCGATCCTCGCTACCAGATCGACGTCAGCGTCGTCACCCGCTTCCTCGCGGACCAATCGCAACCCGAACATAACCGTTTCGCCTTCGCCTACACCATCACGGTGAAGAACAACGGGCAGGTGCCGGCCAAGCTGCTGTCGCGCCACTGGGTAATCACCGATGGCGACGGCCAGGTCGAGGAAGTCCGCGGTGCCGGTGTGGTCGGCCAGCAACCGTTGATCGACATTGGCGCCAGCCATACCTACAGCAGCGGCACAGTGATGACCTCCAAGGTCGGCACCATGCAGGGCTCGTATCAGATGAAAGCCACTGACGGCAAACTGTTCGACGCCATCATCGCGCCCTTCCGTCTCGCAGTGCCGGGAGCCCTGCACTGATGGCGACGTACGCGGTCGGCGACCTGCAAGGCTGCCTGGCGCCCCTCAAGTGTTTGCTAGAGCGCGTGGTTTTCAACCCGACCAGCGACCGACTGTGGTTGGTGGGTGACCTGGTCAATCGTGGCCCCGAGTCCCTGGAAACCCTGCGCTTTCTTTATAAGATGCGCGACTCGTTGGTGTGTGTGCTGGGCAACCATGACCTGCACCTGCTGGCGGCCGGCGATAACATCGAGCGTCTGAAAAAGGGCGACACCCTGCGCGAAATTCTCGAAGCGCCAGATCGCGCCGAGCTGCTGGAGTGGTTGCGTCGGCAGAAACTCATGCATTACGACGAAGGCCGCAATATGGCCCTGGTGCATGCTGGCATCCCGCCGCAGTGGACGCTGAAGAAAGCCCTCAAGTGTGCTGCCGAAGTCGAGAGCGCCCTGGCCGATGACAACCTGTACACCGCCTTCCTCGACGGCATGTACGGCAACGAGCCGGTCAAGTGGGACAACGACCTTACCGGTGTCGCCCGCCTGCGCGTGATCACCAACTACTTCACCCGCATGCGTTTCTGCACCGCCGAAGGCAAGCTCGACCTCAAGAGCAAGGAAGGCGCCGACACCGCGCTGCCCGGCTACAAGCCTTGGTTCGCGCACAAGGAACGCAAGACCCGTGACACGAAGATCATCTTTGGCCACTGGGCTGCCCTTGAAGGCAAGTGCGAAGAACCCGGCGTGTTTGCCCTCGACACCGGTTGCGTGTGGGGCGGCGCCATGACCCTGATGAACATCGACACCGGCGAGCGCCTGAGCTGCCAGTGCGAACCTACCCTTCCCGTCACACTGCCGGCCGCCAAGCCATAGGAGCCCGCCATGAGCGAATTCAAACGTATCCCCCCTGAAGAAGCCCTGGCCCTGCGCAAGCAAGGTGCCGTGGTCGTCGACATCCGCGATCAGCCGACCTATGCAAACGCTCACATCAGTGGCGCGCAGCATTTGGACAACCACAACATTGCCGACTTCATCCGCGCCGCCGACCTCGACGCGCCGGTGATCGTGGCCTGCTATCACGGCAACTCCAGCCAGAGCGCGGCCGCTTATCTGGTCAGCCAGGGTTTCTCCGACGTCTATAGCCTGGACGGCGGCTTTGAGCTGTGGCGTTCGATTTATCCGTCAGAAATTGCCTCTAGCGATTCGCAATAATTTTTTTCACACCCCGCTACCCTGCGTGACGCTTGGGCTCGCGCCGTTTCTGACGAACGGCGCAGCCAAACTAATTGCGTATCCCGCCTTGACCTCCCGGATTCCGAACTATCCTTAAGCGCAGGCCATCCGAATCAGGGGAGAGCCGGTACACCGGCGTGCGGGTCATCGGTAGCGTTTCAGGGTGTTTGGGGGGAAAACGGCCATTGGTTGATCACCAATGACTGCCAGCATCGACTGATTGACCCGGCGTCGGCTCCACGTATCGAGCGAGGTGACGACGTCATGAGTATCTTTAGCCACTTCCAACAACGCTTCGCGTCCACACAGCAGGAAGAACTCACGCTGCAAGAGTATCTCGAGCTGTGCAAACAGGACCGCAGTACCTACGCGTCTGCCGCCGAACGTCTGCTATTGGCGATTGGTGAGCCGGAGCTGGTGGAAACCGCCAATAATTCGCGCCTGTCGCGAATATTCTCCAACAAGGTGATCCGCCGCTACCCGGCCTTTGAAGACTTCCACGGCATGGAAGAATGCATTGACCAGATCGTCTCCTACTTCCGCCATGCCGCCCAAGGCCTGGAAGAGAAGAAACAAATCCTTTACCTGCTCGGCCCCGTCGGCGGTGGTAAATCGTCCCTGGCCGAAAAGCTCAAACAACTGATCGAGAAGGTGCCCTTCTACGCGATCAAGGGCTCACCGGTCTTCGAGTCGCCATTGGGCCTGTTCAACGCCACGGAAGATGGCGCGATCCTCGAAGAAGACTTCGGCATCCCACGGCGCTACCTCAACACCATCATGTCGCCATGGGCGACCAAGCGCCTGGCCGAGTTTGGCGGCGATATCAGCCAGTTCCGGGTGGTAAAACTCTACCCGTCGATTCTCAACCAGATCGGCGTGGCCAAAACCGAACCAGGTGACGAGAACAACCAGGACATCTCGGCATTGGTAGGTAAGGTCGATATCCGCAAACTCGAGGAATTCCCACAGAACGACGCCGACGCCTACAGCTACTCGGGCGCGCTGTGCCGGGCCAACCAGGGCCTGATGGAGTTCGTGGAGATGTTCAAGGCACCGATCAAGGTGCTGCACCCACTGCTCACCGCCACCCAGGAAGGTAACTACAACAGTACCGAAGGCCTGGGCGCGATTCCGTTCACCGGGATCCTGCTGGCCCACTCCAACGAATCGGAGTGGCACACCTTCCGCAACAACAAGAACAACGAAGCCTTCATCGACCGGATCTACATCGTCAAGGTGCCGTACTGCCTGCGGGTCAGCGATGAGATCAAGATCTACGACAAGCTGCTGTTCAACAGCTCCCTGGCCAAGGCCCACTGCGCGCCTGACACCTTGAAGATGCTCGCCCAGTTCACCGTGCTGTCGCGCCTCAAGGAGCCGGAGAACTCGAATATCTATTCGAAGATGCGCGTCTACGACGGCGAAAACCTCAAGGACACCGACCCCAAGGCCAAGTCGATCCAGGAATACCGCGACACGGCAGGCGTGGACGAGGGCATGAACGGCCTGTCCACCCGGTTCGCGTTCAAGATCCTTTCCAAGGTGTTCAACTTCGACCCGCACGAAATCGCCGCCAACCCGGTGCACCTGCTGTATGTACTGGAACAGCAGATCGAGCAGGAACAGTTCCAGGCCGAAACCCGCGAGCGCTACCTGCGCTTCCTCAAGGAATACCTGGCACCGCGCTACATCGAGTTTATCGGCAAGGAAATCCAGACCGCGTACCTGGAGTCCTACAGCGAGTACGGCCAGAACATTTTCGACCGCTACGTGCTGTACGCCGACTTCTGGATTCAGGACCAGGAATACCGCGACCCGGAAACCGGCGAAATCCTCAACCGCGTGGCCCTCAACGAGGAGCTGGAGAAAATCGAAAAACCGGCAGGCATCAGCAATCCGAAGGATTTCCGCAACGAAATCGTCAACTTCGTACTGCGCGCCCGCGCCAACAACAACGGCAAAAACCCTACCTGGCTCAGCTACGAGAAGCTGCGGGTGGTCATCGAGAAGAAAATGTTCTCCAACACCGAGGATCTGCTGCCGGTCATCAGCTTCAACGCCAAGGCCAGCAAGGAGGATCAGCAAAAACACAACGACTTCGTTACTCGAATGGTCGAGCGTGGCTACACCGACAAACAGGTACGCCTGCTCTCCGAGTGGTACCTGCGGGTTCGTAAATCACAGTAAGGCAGCGACGGGCGTTTGCTGCCGGGCCCTGGGCCTGGCAGCTGACCGCTTGTCTCTAGGCTTCCAGCTCGCAGCTTGAAGCTTGTAATGTGAAGCTGCCCGGAGGGCTCCCCATGAGCTATGTGATTGACCGACGCCTCAATGGCAAGAACAAGAGCACGGTAAACCGTCAGCGTTTCCTGCGGCGTTACCGTGACCACATCAAAAAGGCCGTTGAAGAGGCCGTCAGCCGCCGTTCCATCACCGACATGGAACATGGCGAGCAAATCAGCATTCCCGGACGTGACATCGACGAACCGGTGCTGCACCACGGGCGTGGTGGCAAGCAAACCGTCGTGCACCCCGGCAACAAGGAATTCACCACCGGCGAACATATCCAGCGCCCCCAAGGCGGTGGCGGCGGTAAAGGCCCAGGCAAGGCGGGCAATTCCGGCGAAGGCATGGATGAGTTCGTGTTCCAGATTACTCAGGAAGAATTCCTCGAATTCATGTTCGAAGACCTGGAACTGCCCAACCTGGTCAAACGCAACCTGACCGGCACCGACACCTTCAAGACCGTACGCGCAGGGATCAGCAACGAGGGCAACCCGTCGCGGATC
The sequence above is a segment of the Pseudomonas sp. R76 genome. Coding sequences within it:
- the apaG gene encoding Co2+/Mg2+ efflux protein ApaG yields the protein MSDPRYQIDVSVVTRFLADQSQPEHNRFAFAYTITVKNNGQVPAKLLSRHWVITDGDGQVEEVRGAGVVGQQPLIDIGASHTYSSGTVMTSKVGTMQGSYQMKATDGKLFDAIIAPFRLAVPGALH
- a CDS encoding LPS-assembly protein LptD — its product is MALKSPAFRRKFPLLVTGSLLAMQPFATSFVVAAEQYDCSVSASGAWDCAPKTAAAPLPPRPVHDGAAVSSANSTAQAEAGGSAEAEPKTALVTEAKGRGLRARSADYSHLDWVPREKLTAAQLAETGPYCSGAYIEPMRPGMNDKTNKSDAPTFIGAKASRYEQEQQVATLAGDVVMRQGSMQLEAQEASLYQAENRGELNGDVRLRDNGALIVGDHAQVQLDTGAAQIDNAEYVLHKSRIRGNALYAKRAENAIIRLKDGTYTTCEPDSNAWQLKGNNITLNPATGFGTATNATLRIKNIPILYTPYIYFPIDDRRQSGFLPPSFSTGSETGFTLVTPYYFNLAPNYDATLYPQYMTKRGLLMEGEFRYLTKSSEGQFGGAYLNDDSDERKKQTDYEKTRYMLNWQHKGGLDSRLSTQVDYTKISDPFYYQDLKSYQEGIQTQDFVNQQGSVTYRGDSYQARLNLQAYQLATISQITPYNRLPQITFNGMLPYHPAGVNFTYETEAVRFDRDLRSGRVLDENGGPVNPDGSLGEQRLDEYVRGLTRANGTRLNVAPAVEYPMNWTYGFITPKLKYVYTKYDLDLDSTGKDQIIFDRNNATAANPYAGGNFKSSQDRAIPIASVDSGLYFDRNTNWFGKDYRQTLEPRAYYLYVPNKDQSDIPVFDTSEYSFSYASLFRDNRFSGNDRIGDENKLSLGVTSRWIEENGFERQRVSVGQALYFKDRQVQLPGILASDRADANTDVSPIALDYEFRFNRDWRATADYNWDTESHSPRSGSAMFHYQPEDNPNKVVNLGYRYRNDQVVYNQLTGKWQFGGDYGTPGQANFVKDYYKIQQHDFSMMWPIIPQWNLITRWQYDYARNRTLEAFGGFEYDNCCWKLRVINRYWVSNDEYSQIAPLNEKGDHGLFFQIVLKGLGGLTGAKVESFLDKGIEGYREREDQAF
- the rsmA gene encoding 16S rRNA (adenine(1518)-N(6)/adenine(1519)-N(6))-dimethyltransferase RsmA; translated protein: MTEHYQHRARKRFGQNFLHDAGVIDRILRSIHAKPEDRLLEIGPGQGALTQGLLASGGQLDVVELDKDLIPILNQQFAGKPNFNLHQGDALKFDFNSLNAAPNSLRVVGNLPYNISTPLIFHLLNNAGIIRDMHFMLQKEVVERLAAGPGGGDWGRLSIMVQYHCRVEHLFNVGPGAFNPPPKVDSAIVRLVPHAVLPHPAKDHKLLERVVREAFNQRRKTLRNTLKALLSNAEIDAAGVDGSLRPEQLDLAAFVRLADQLAIQPAPAAE
- a CDS encoding symmetrical bis(5'-nucleosyl)-tetraphosphatase → MATYAVGDLQGCLAPLKCLLERVVFNPTSDRLWLVGDLVNRGPESLETLRFLYKMRDSLVCVLGNHDLHLLAAGDNIERLKKGDTLREILEAPDRAELLEWLRRQKLMHYDEGRNMALVHAGIPPQWTLKKALKCAAEVESALADDNLYTAFLDGMYGNEPVKWDNDLTGVARLRVITNYFTRMRFCTAEGKLDLKSKEGADTALPGYKPWFAHKERKTRDTKIIFGHWAALEGKCEEPGVFALDTGCVWGGAMTLMNIDTGERLSCQCEPTLPVTLPAAKP
- the glpE gene encoding thiosulfate sulfurtransferase GlpE produces the protein MSEFKRIPPEEALALRKQGAVVVDIRDQPTYANAHISGAQHLDNHNIADFIRAADLDAPVIVACYHGNSSQSAAAYLVSQGFSDVYSLDGGFELWRSIYPSEIASSDSQ
- the pdxA gene encoding 4-hydroxythreonine-4-phosphate dehydrogenase PdxA translates to MKPQRFAVTPGEPAGIGPDLCLLLASHPQPHPLIAITSRDLLLERAAQLGVAVTLLDVAPGNWPDLPAPAGSLYVWDTPLAAKVVAGQLNKANAAFVLETLTRAGQGCIDGDFAGMITAPVHKGVINESGIAFSGHTEFLAELTHTAQVVMMLATRGLRVALVTTHLPLRDIADAITAERVERVTRILHSDLQQKFGIAQPRILVCGLNPHAGEGGHLGHEEIDIIEPTLERLRQEGMDLRGPLPADTLFTPKYLEHCDAVLAMYHDQGLPVLKYKGFGAAVNVTLGLPIIRTSVDHGTALDLAGSGKIDTGSLHVALETAYQMAETRI
- a CDS encoding PrkA family serine protein kinase, encoding MSIFSHFQQRFASTQQEELTLQEYLELCKQDRSTYASAAERLLLAIGEPELVETANNSRLSRIFSNKVIRRYPAFEDFHGMEECIDQIVSYFRHAAQGLEEKKQILYLLGPVGGGKSSLAEKLKQLIEKVPFYAIKGSPVFESPLGLFNATEDGAILEEDFGIPRRYLNTIMSPWATKRLAEFGGDISQFRVVKLYPSILNQIGVAKTEPGDENNQDISALVGKVDIRKLEEFPQNDADAYSYSGALCRANQGLMEFVEMFKAPIKVLHPLLTATQEGNYNSTEGLGAIPFTGILLAHSNESEWHTFRNNKNNEAFIDRIYIVKVPYCLRVSDEIKIYDKLLFNSSLAKAHCAPDTLKMLAQFTVLSRLKEPENSNIYSKMRVYDGENLKDTDPKAKSIQEYRDTAGVDEGMNGLSTRFAFKILSKVFNFDPHEIAANPVHLLYVLEQQIEQEQFQAETRERYLRFLKEYLAPRYIEFIGKEIQTAYLESYSEYGQNIFDRYVLYADFWIQDQEYRDPETGEILNRVALNEELEKIEKPAGISNPKDFRNEIVNFVLRARANNNGKNPTWLSYEKLRVVIEKKMFSNTEDLLPVISFNAKASKEDQQKHNDFVTRMVERGYTDKQVRLLSEWYLRVRKSQ
- a CDS encoding peptidylprolyl isomerase; translation: MKTKLSDCLRPLVLGALFLGTVSAHAAVQQLDKVVAIVDNDVIMQSQLDQRVKEVQQTIAKRGGGVPPTSVLDPQVLERLIVENLQLQIGDRSGIRISDEELNQAVGTIAQRNNMSIDQFRAALAHDGLSYEDARDQIRREMIISRVRQRRVAERVQVSEQEVKNFLASDVGKMQLSEELHLANILIPTPDSANAEQLNAAAAKTQAVYDRLKAGADFAQTAIAVSGSDNALDGGDMGWRKAAQLPPPFDRELSAMQPGEITQPARTPGGFIILKLLGKRGGETSLKDEVHVRHILVKPSEIRTEAQTKELAQKIYDRIEGGEDFATLAKSFSEDPGSALNGGDLNWIDPKALVPEFQQVMADTPQGVLSKPFKTQYGWHVLEVLGRRATDNTTQAREQQALTVLRNRKYDEELQTWLRQIRDEAYVEIKLPGAEQTGTDQAAQ